From the Thomasclavelia ramosa DSM 1402 genome, the window GAAAATGGGTATATTCTAAAGAAATTAAAGATATCTCTGGTTTAACTCACGGTATCGGTTGGTGTGCTCCTCAACAAGGTGCTTGTAAATTAACATTAAACGTTAAAGAAGGTATCATTGAAGAAGCATTAATTGAAACTATCGGATGTTCAGGGATGACTCACTCTGCAGCGATGGCTTCAGAAGCATTAGTAGGAAAAACTTTATTAGAAGGTTTAAATACTGACTTAGTTTGCGATGCAATCAATACTGCAATGAGAGAATTATTCTTACAAATCGTTTATGGACGTACTCAATCTGCATTCTCTGAAGGTGGTTTACCTGTTGGAGCTGGATTAGAAGACTTAGGAAAAGGTTTAAGAAGTATGACTGGTACTTCTTATTCAACAAAAGCTAAAGGTCCTCGTTATCTTGAATTAACTGAAGGTTATATTAATAGAATCGCTTTAGATGCTAATAATGAAATTATTGGTTATGAATTTGTTAACTTAGGTAGAATGATGGATATGGTTAAAGCTGGAAAAGATGCTAATGAAGCAATGAAAGAAGCTACTGGAACTTATGGTAGATTCGATGATGCTGCT encodes:
- a CDS encoding iron-sulfur cluster assembly scaffold protein; the protein is MIYSHEVEQMCSVAQGASHGCAPIPEEGKWVYSKEIKDISGLTHGIGWCAPQQGACKLTLNVKEGIIEEALIETIGCSGMTHSAAMASEALVGKTLLEGLNTDLVCDAINTAMRELFLQIVYGRTQSAFSEGGLPVGAGLEDLGKGLRSMTGTSYSTKAKGPRYLELTEGYINRIALDANNEIIGYEFVNLGRMMDMVKAGKDANEAMKEATGTYGRFDDAAKYIDPRKE